A portion of the Daphnia magna isolate NIES linkage group LG4, ASM2063170v1.1, whole genome shotgun sequence genome contains these proteins:
- the LOC116920241 gene encoding cyclin-dependent kinase 14, whose protein sequence is MSETKNKLSKVARLRKRLSDSLGRLASLAKEDWSISRTRSQTRLSHMGYRKDHNGLSMRGKAGFSDEYLDKLDSENRDSLQENGDAAGGGVEPDLRWERLRLSDGDLLTASRDPEFEKLKGSGGADSGLGSDDACAQDISSRIATVEGEQVVLRRSKKSSSSHLKQRPKSEVYRHQHIDPHLPGANVVLPSASAINLKPSESIRRSKRYSAFGGTSPFGKIENYLRLEQLGEGSYATVYRGFSNLTQQVVALKEIRLQEEEGAPFTAIREASLLRDLRHANVVTLHDIVHTKTSLTFVFEYVHSDLAQYLERHPGGLQAHNVRLFLFQLLRGLTYVHRRKILHRDLKPQNLLISEVGELKLADFGLARAQSVPSHTFSSEVVTLWYRPPEVLLGSTQYSSPLDLWGVGCIFVELLTGSPAFPGVKDAADQLERIFKILGTPTEATWPGVSRLPLYKPQRLNFYRTQRLGHAFPRLYDISQAENLASKLLQLQPSIRLTGETAVRHKFFQELPSQLYNLSDDVSIFTVPGVGLYPEERKFPPVVLRAAQELKNKAKF, encoded by the exons ATGTCGGAAACCAAGAACAAACTCAGCAAGGTGGCGAGGCTGAGGAAACGGCTCAGCGACAGCTTGGGCAGGCTGGCCT cTCTAGCTAAAGAAGACTGGTCCATCAGCCGAACTAGATCTCAGACCAGACTCTCTCACATGGGATATCGCAAGGACCACAATGGGCTGAGCATGAGAGGCAAAGCAGGTTTCTCTGACGAATACCTGGATAAATTGGACAGTGAAAATAGAGACTCTCTACAAGAGAATGGTGATGCAGCTGGTGGTGGGGTCGAGCCAGATTTGCGATGGGAGAGGCTCAGGTTAAGTGACGGAGATTTGCTCACTGCTAGCCGGGACcctgaatttgaaaaattaaag GGTTCTGGTGGTGCTGATTCCGGTTTGGGTAGTGACGACGCCTGTGCTCAAGACATTAGCAGCCGAATTGCAACGGTTGAAGGTGAACAAGTGGTGCTGAGACGTAGCAAAAAATCGTCTTCATCGCATCTCAAACAGCGACCCAAATCGGAAGTTTATAGACACCAGCACATCGATCCGCACCTGCCTGGAGCCAATGTCGTCCTACCCAGCGCATCCGCCATCAATTTAAAGCCATCCGAGTCGATACGTCGCTCGAAAAGATACTCAGCCTTCGGG GGAACCAGTCCGTTTGGCAAAATTGAGAATTATCTACGACTAGAGCAGCTAGGAGAAGGGTCTTATGCGACCGTTTACCGAGGGTTCAGCAa TTTGACCCAGCAAGTGGTTGCATTGAAAGAAATTCGGTTGCAGGAAGAGGAAGGTGCTCCATTCACGGCTATCCGTGAAGCTTCTCTATTACGCGATCTTCGTCACGCCAACGTCGTCACATTGCACGACATCGTCCATACGAAAACGTCGCTCACCTTCGTCTTTGAATACGTC cattCCGATTTGGCTCAGTATTTGGAGAGGCATCCGGGCGGATTGCAGGCTCACAATGTCCGTCTATTCCTGTTTCAGCTGCTGCGTGGCCTCACGTACGTCCATCGGCGCAAGATCCTGCATCGGGATCTGAAGCCGCAGAATTTGCTCATCAGCGAAGTCGGCGAACTCAAATTGGCTGATTTCGGGCTGGCCCGCGCCCAGTCGGTGCCGTCGCACACGTTTTCCAGCGAAGTCGTCACCCTGTGGTACCGGCCGCCCGAAGTCCTACTCGGCTCAACGCAATACTCTTCGCCTTTGGATCTGTGGGGCGTCGGCTGCATCTTCGTCGAGCTTTTGACGGGCAGTCCAGCCTTCCCCGGCGTCAAAGACGCTGCCGATCAATTGGAACGAATCTTCAAG ATTTTGGGGACGCCAACGGAAGCGACGTGGCCCGGAGTGTCACGTCTGCCGCTGTACAAGCCGCAACGTTTGAATTTTTACCGCACTCAGAGGCTAGGACACGCTTTCCCGCGCCTCTACGACATTAGCCAGGCCGAGAATTTGGCCTCGAAACTGCTACAATTGCAGCCCAGTATCCGACTGACGGGCGAAACTGCCGTCCGGCACAAATTCTTCCAGGAACTACCCTCCCAATTGTATAACTTATCTGACG ACGTGTCGATTTTCACTGTGCCGGGCGTCGGTCTCTACCCGGAAGAGAGAAAATTCCCTCCCGTCGTTTTGAGAGCTGCCCAGGAGCTCAAAAATAAGgccaaattttga
- the LOC116920340 gene encoding probable ATP-dependent RNA helicase ddx17 translates to MCQKPIALMVLIAICWLSLANGMPTLTGSLNNRDRSAVETGDRLRRQTDYSQDETIVVDAPEIYDDAYALTDDSSADGNLTLRFGSGYHQQYNPFQYGGWNAYGGAGQQYPNNNNNFPGGYPAYPYGPYNYNNYPGSSNTTMNPFYNYNYNNGHGYYYPMNTTSTSTTTSTSTSTSTSTSTSTSTSTTTTTRPPYGNYYVFNFRDGSGNQTAIDDGTYGDVGQDDGFKFENR, encoded by the exons ATGTGCCAGAAGCCCATCGCTTTAATGGTATTGATCGCCATCTGCTGGCTTTCTTTGGCCAACG GAATGCCGACATTGACCGGTAGCCTCAATAACAGAGATCGATCTGCCGTGGAGACTGGCGATCGATTAAGACGTCAAACGGATTACTCGCAAGACGAAACGATCGTAGTTGACGCTCCCGAAATCTACGACGACGCCTACGCCCTTACGGATGACTCGTCAGCTGATGGCAATTTAACTTTACGGTTCGGCTCCGGATATCATCAACAATACAATCCGTTCCAATATGGCG GATGGAATGCTTACGGTGGCGCTGGGCAACAATatcccaacaacaacaacaacttccCAGGGGGTTATCCTGCATATCCTTATGGCCCTTACAACTACAATAATTACCCGGGCAGTAGCAACACGACGATGAATCCATTTTACAATTATAATTACAACAATGGCCACGGATATTATTACCCAATGAATACGACATCTACTTCGACGACGACATCTACTTCGACATCTACTTCGACATCTACTTCGACATCTACTTCGACATCGACCACTACGACGACGAGACCACCTTATGGGAATTATTACGTATTCAATTTCCGTGACGGTTCCGGCAACCAAACTGCTATTGACGATGGGACTTATGGCGATGTAGGTCAAGACGACGGTTTCAAGTTTGAGAACCGTTAA
- the LOC123471462 gene encoding uncharacterized protein LOC123471462, whose translation MATTLTTTCLSLYFLIVYVCPFLTAASVNGIWDKSGGYKTSRGTLNNPVLIYISTPDNHLGDTNDLFNQIDYQSLLAEAAISELPLPQTTVPPPLELNPTHINFLVRFFRSFSAIPAIFRPRRLRCHISPTVALFDDLNCFMSLKKRIKT comes from the exons ATGGCCACAACGTTAACAACGACGTGCTTATCCCTCTATTTCCTAATAGTTTACGTTTGCCCCTTCCTGACTGCAGCATCAG TGAACGGGATTTGGGATAAAAGCGGTGGATACAAGACAAGTCGCGGTACGCTGAATAATCCCGTACTGATTTACATCAGTACTCCAGATAATCATCTTGGAGACACCAACGATCTGTTCAATCAAATCGATTATCAATCACTGCTGGCGGAGGCGGCCATAAGTGAACTCCCCCTACCGCAAACGACAGTACCGCCACCTTTGGAGCTCAATCCTACGCACATCAATTTCCTTGTTCGTTTTTTCCGTTCCTTCTCGGCTATACCTGCAATTTTTCGCCCTCGACGACTTCGCTGCCATATCTCACCGACGGTGGCCCTGTTTGATGATTTGAATTGTTTCATgagtttaaagaaaagaattaaaacaTAA
- the LOC123471461 gene encoding perlucin-like: MNKASCIIIALSALISGTFAVCAPGFSEVGDKCYTVPGLPQRYDFWSSNELCSVAKSNLFHVETLTQWEELNTFLVGLGYYDTYWTGVAAEGHPGLWVVRSTGYELNLAAVEFKAGAPSNSATNLCLAIEYQTELGRYQWVDYPCTDPYVIVCEPRVCLANNKKF, from the exons atgaaCAAGGCCAGCTGCATTATTATTGCTCTTTCtg CTCTCATCAGCGGCACTTTTGCTGTTTGCGCTCCAGGCTTCTCTGAAGTGGGAGATAAATGCTACACG GTACCTGGCTTACCTCAACGATATGACTTCTGGAGTTCCAACGAATTGTGCAGCGTCGCTAAAAGCAATCTTTTCCACGTCGAAACCCTAACCCAATGGGAAGAACTTAACACCTTCCTCGTTGGACTTG gttaCTATGATACCTACTGGACGGGAGTGGCTGCCGAAGGTCATCCTGGTCTCTGGGTTGTTAGATCGACTGGCTATGAATTGAATCTTGCAGCTGTTGAATTCAAAGCAGGAGCTCCGAGCAACTCGGCCACCAACTTGTGCCTGGCCATTGAGTACCAGACAGAACTTGGCCGTTACCAGTGGGTCGACTACCCATGCACCGACCCGTACGTTATCGTTTGTGAGCCCAGGGTTTGCTTGGCAAATAACAAAAAGTTTTAA